The following proteins come from a genomic window of Microtus ochrogaster isolate Prairie Vole_2 unplaced genomic scaffold, MicOch1.0 UNK1, whole genome shotgun sequence:
- the Tada3 gene encoding transcriptional adapter 3, whose protein sequence is MSELKDCPLQFHDFKSVDHLKVCPRYTAVLARSEDDGIGIEELDTLQLELETLLSSASRRLRVLEAETQILTDWQDKKGDRRFLKLGRDHELGAPPKHGKPKKQKLEGKAGHGPGPGPGRPKSKNVQPKIQEYEFTDDPIDVPRIPKNDAPNRFWASVEPYCADITSEEVRTLEELLKPPEDEAEHYKIPPLGKHYSQRWAQEDLLEEQKDGARAAAVADKKKGLMGPLTELDTKDVDALLKKSEAQHEQPEDGCPFGALTQRLLQALVEENIISPMEDSPIPDMSGKESGADGASTSPRNQNKPFR, encoded by the exons ATGAGTGAGCTGAAGGACTGCCCATTGCAATTCCATGATTTCAAGTCTGTGGACCACCTGAAGGTCTGTCCCCGGTACACAGCAGTGCTGGCCCGCTCTGAGGACGATGGGATTGGGATTGAGGAGCTGGACACCCTGCAGCTGGAGCTTGAGACCCTGCTGTCCTCTGCTAGCCGGCGGCTGCGTGTGCTGGAAGCTGAAACCCAG ATCCTTACTGACTGGCAGGATAAGAAAGGTGACCGACGATTCCTGAAGCTGGGTCGAGACCATGAGCTTGGTGCTCCTCCAAAACATGGGAAGCCCAAGAAACAGAAactggaagggaaggcaggacaCGGGCCAGGTCCTGGCCCAGGACGACCCAAATCCAAAAACGTTCAACCCAAGATCCAGGAATATGAATTCACTGATGACCCAATCGACGTGCCTCGGATCCCCAAGAATGATGCTCCCAACAG GTTCTGGGCCTCTGTGGAGCCCTACTGTGCCGATATCACCAGTGAGGAGGTCCGAACACTAGAGGAGCTCCTGAAGCCCCCTGAAGATGAAGCTGAACATTACAAG ATTCCTCCACTAGGGAAACACTACTCCCAGCGCTGGGCCCAGGAAGATCTGctagaggagcagaaggatggggCTCGGGCAGCAGCCGTGGCTGATAAGAAGAAAGGCCTCATGGGACCACTGACTGAACTGGACACGAAAG ATGTGGATGCCCTGTTGAAGAAGTCTGAGGCTCAGCATGAACAGCCAGAAGATGGGTGTCCCTTTGGTGCCCTGACACAGCGCTTGCTGCAGGCCCTGGTGGAG gaaaatattatttCCCCTATGGAGGACTCTCCTATTCCTGACATGTCTGGGAAAGAATCAGGGGCTGATGGAGCAAGCACCTCTCCCCGAAATCAGAACAAGCCCTTCAGGTGA
- the Arpc4 gene encoding actin-related protein 2/3 complex subunit 4: protein MTATLRPYLSAVRATLQAALCLENFSSQVVERHNKPEVEVRSSKELLLQPVTISRNEKEKVLIEGSINSVRVSIAVKQADEIEKILCHKFMRFMMMRAENFFILRRKPVEGYDISFLITNFHTEQMYKHKLVDFVIHFMEEIDKEISEMKLSVNARARIVAEEFLKNF, encoded by the exons ATG ACTGCCACTCTCCGCCCCTACCTTAGTGCCGTGCGGGCCACACTGCAGGCTGCCCTCTGCCTGGAGAACTTCTCCTCCCAGGTCGTGGAAAGACACAACAAGCCAGAGGTCGAAGTCAG gaGTAGCAAAGAGCTCCTATTGCAACCTGTTACCATCAGcaggaatgagaaggaaaaggttCTGATCGAGGGTTCCATCAACTCTGTCCGGGTCAGCATTGCTGTGAAA CAGGCTGATGAGATTGAGAAGATTTTATGCCATAAGTTCATGCGCTTCATGATGATGCGAGCAGAGAACTTCTTTATCCTTCGAAGGAAACCTGTGGAG GGGTATGACATCAGCTTTCTCATCACCAACTTCCACACGGAGCAGATGTACAAACACAAATTGGTGGACTTTGTAATCCACTTCATGGAGGAGATTGACAAGGAGATCAGTGAGATGAAGCTGTCAGTCAATGCCCGGGCCCGCATTGTGGCCGAGGAGTTCCTCAAGAAT